Proteins encoded by one window of Tubulanus polymorphus chromosome 7, tnTubPoly1.2, whole genome shotgun sequence:
- the LOC141907981 gene encoding far upstream element-binding protein 3-like isoform X1, with translation MASARPDQTAPIDNAAFADAVARAKQIAAKIQQNQPSQSPDAGGGGVKRPMEQDMVSGHNGHKRHASEASINAQLRAMAEQQQQQSFNIGHFDQRSQANEQAVQAAQAVAQQINQKIGVSSASMPEQSFGQRPGLGGMSAPVGGGGGGMMSDEHAIPDRMVGLVIGKGGETISTLQAKSGCKIQIAADSGGEPNRLSTLTGTPQAIACAKRLIQEIIDGACNTMMGGGGGGGNQGMQDHCLEMKVPGNKVGLVIGKGGETIKQIQEETGAKMVMIQDSNQQTHCEKPLRISGDMIQCERAKERVLELITDKEEHMHKAGSYGSMGNNKRDITVPKNCVGHIIGKKGDMIKKIQEETGAKVQFKQDDYYCEDPHMNDERTCCISGSSQAVECAVAAVYELIEQKQRQAEMYGNRDGDMMGNRGGRGERGSRFSDGGQSRGGPNGYGGSGDESGEGLTETTFSVPFDKCGLVIGKGGENIRFINNSSHAHVELQKIPPPDASVKVFNVRGTPKQIQHAVEIICEKAGLPHPGLGPHMTHCQGGPHNGGQSGGGFNNYGGQPQNSGGTPQQYTPQGWNNVYQQWQQQGSNGDPSKQAQDDNTARWNAFYQYYGQQPQPGQAGQAPSQPGQSPSPAAPAVNAVTGQLDYSQQWAEYYRSHNMPEYAEEILRQAASRQTGQAPMNPQGQFGQGNQGQFYGQNQWGGNQPGQYGQYNQGWQQGS, from the exons ccATCAACGCGCAGCTTCGAGCTATGGCAgaacagcaacaacagcagaG CTTCAATATTGGCCACTTTGATCAAAG AAGTCAAGCGAATGAACAGGCCGTTCAAGCGGCTCAAGCCGTCGCGCAACAGATCAATCAGAAGATCGGAGTATCGAGCGCGTCGATGCCCGAACAGTCTTTCGGACAGCGACCGGGACTCGGCGGCATGTCCGCTCCCGTCGGTGGAGGCGGTGGTGGTATGATGTCCGATGAACACGCGATTCCAGATCGCATGGTAGGATTGG TGATTGGTAAAGGTGGTGAAACGATCAGTACGTTGCAAGCGAAATCCGGATGTAAGATCCAGATCGCAGCCGATAGTGGCGGTGAACCTAACAGACTGTCGACCCTTACTGGTACCCCGCAAGCGATTGC atgcgCCAAACGGTTGATACAAGAAATAATTGACGGTGCGTGTAACACGATGAtgggcggcggcggcggcggtgggAATCAAGGTATGCAGGACCACTGCCTCGAGATGAAGGTTCCCGGAAACAAAGTCGGACTTGTTATCGGTAAAGGAGGAGAGACCATCAAACAAATTCAG GAGGAAACCGGCGCTAAGATGGTCATGATACAAGATTCAAATCAGCAGACTCATTGCGAGAAGCCTCTGCGTATATCCGGAGATATGATTCAATGCGAG AGAGCTAAAGAACGCGTGTTGGAGCTTATCACCGATAAAGAGGAG CATATGCATAAAGCTGGTAGTTACGGCAGTATGGGAAACAATAAACGAGAT ATCACGGTTCCAAAAAATTGCGTCGGCCACATTATCGGTAAAAAAGGTGACATGATTAAGAAAATTCAAGAGGAGACCGGAGCGAAGGTTCAATTCAAGCAAG atgattatTACTGTGAAGACCCTCACATGAATGACGAACGAACGTGTTGTATATCTGGTTCTAGTCAAGCTGTAGAATGCGCTGTCGCTGCTGTCTATGAACTCATCGAACAG AAACAGCGTCAAGCGGAGATGTACGGTAATCGTGACGGCGATATGATGGGTAATCGCGGTGGACGCGGTGAACGAGGCAGTCGATTCTCGGACGGAGGCCAGTCGCGAGGCGGTCCGAATGGATACGGCGGTTCGGGAGATGAATCCGGAGAAGGTTTGACGGAGACGACGTTCTCGGTTCCGTTCGATAAATGCGGTTTGGTCATCGGAAAAG GCGGTGAAAATATTCGTTTTATCAACAACTCCTCGCATGCGCACGTCGAACTACAGAAAATACCGCCGCCTGACGCTAGCGTAAAAGTGTTCAACGTAAGAGGAACCCCGAAACAAATTCAACACGCCGTGGAAATTATCTGCGAAAAAGCCGGCCTG CCACATCCAGGACTGGGTCCGCATATGACCCATTGCCAGGGAGGTCCTCATAACGGAGGCCAATCAGGAGGTGGATTCAACAATTATGGCGG acAACCGCAGAATTCAGGCGGAACCCCTCAGCAGTACACGCCCCAGGGCTGGAATAACGTCTATCAACAATGGCAGCAACAGGGCAGTAACGGCGACCCGAGTAAACAGGCCCAGGACGACAACACGGCACGATGGAACGCTTTCTATCAGTACTACGGACAACAACCGCAACCAGGACAGGCAGGACAAGCGCCTTCTCAACCGGGACAGTCGCCATCACCAGCAGCTCCAG CTGTAAATGCAGTGACCGGACAACTAGATTACAGTCAACAGTGGGCCGAATATTACAGATCGCATAACATGCCCGAATACGCGGAAGAGATCCTACGCCAGGCTGCGAGTCGACAAACCGGACAAGCGCCGATGAATCCTCAAGGGCAGTTCGGACAGGGCAACCAGGGCCAATTCTACGGACAGAATCAATGGGGTGGTAATCAGCCGGGACAGTACGGACAGTACAACCAAGGATGGCAACAGGGATCGTGA
- the LOC141907981 gene encoding far upstream element-binding protein 3-like isoform X2, with product MASARPDQTAPIDNAAFADAVARAKQIAAKIQQNQPSQSPDAGGGGVKRPMEQDMVSGHNGHKRHASEASINAQLRAMAEQQQQQSFNIGHFDQRSQANEQAVQAAQAVAQQINQKIGVSSASMPEQSFGQRPGLGGMSAPVGGGGGGMMSDEHAIPDRMVGLVIGKGGETISTLQAKSGCKIQIAADSGGEPNRLSTLTGTPQAIACAKRLIQEIIDGACNTMMGGGGGGGNQGMQDHCLEMKVPGNKVGLVIGKGGETIKQIQEETGAKMVMIQDSNQQTHCEKPLRISGDMIQCERAKERVLELITDKEEHMHKAGSYGSMGNNKRDITVPKNCVGHIIGKKGDMIKKIQEETGAKVQFKQDDYYCEDPHMNDERTCCISGSSQAVECAVAAVYELIEQKQRQAEMYGNRDGDMMGNRGGRGERGSRFSDGGQSRGGPNGYGGSGDESGEGLTETTFSVPFDKCGLVIGKGGENIRFINNSSHAHVELQKIPPPDASVKVFNVRGTPKQIQHAVEIICEKAGLPHPGLGPHMTHCQGGPHNGGQSGGGFNNYGGQPQNSGGTPQQYTPQGWNNVYQQWQQQGSNGDPSKQAQDDNTARWNAFYQYYGQQPQPGQAGQAPSQPGQSPSPAAPVTGQLDYSQQWAEYYRSHNMPEYAEEILRQAASRQTGQAPMNPQGQFGQGNQGQFYGQNQWGGNQPGQYGQYNQGWQQGS from the exons ccATCAACGCGCAGCTTCGAGCTATGGCAgaacagcaacaacagcagaG CTTCAATATTGGCCACTTTGATCAAAG AAGTCAAGCGAATGAACAGGCCGTTCAAGCGGCTCAAGCCGTCGCGCAACAGATCAATCAGAAGATCGGAGTATCGAGCGCGTCGATGCCCGAACAGTCTTTCGGACAGCGACCGGGACTCGGCGGCATGTCCGCTCCCGTCGGTGGAGGCGGTGGTGGTATGATGTCCGATGAACACGCGATTCCAGATCGCATGGTAGGATTGG TGATTGGTAAAGGTGGTGAAACGATCAGTACGTTGCAAGCGAAATCCGGATGTAAGATCCAGATCGCAGCCGATAGTGGCGGTGAACCTAACAGACTGTCGACCCTTACTGGTACCCCGCAAGCGATTGC atgcgCCAAACGGTTGATACAAGAAATAATTGACGGTGCGTGTAACACGATGAtgggcggcggcggcggcggtgggAATCAAGGTATGCAGGACCACTGCCTCGAGATGAAGGTTCCCGGAAACAAAGTCGGACTTGTTATCGGTAAAGGAGGAGAGACCATCAAACAAATTCAG GAGGAAACCGGCGCTAAGATGGTCATGATACAAGATTCAAATCAGCAGACTCATTGCGAGAAGCCTCTGCGTATATCCGGAGATATGATTCAATGCGAG AGAGCTAAAGAACGCGTGTTGGAGCTTATCACCGATAAAGAGGAG CATATGCATAAAGCTGGTAGTTACGGCAGTATGGGAAACAATAAACGAGAT ATCACGGTTCCAAAAAATTGCGTCGGCCACATTATCGGTAAAAAAGGTGACATGATTAAGAAAATTCAAGAGGAGACCGGAGCGAAGGTTCAATTCAAGCAAG atgattatTACTGTGAAGACCCTCACATGAATGACGAACGAACGTGTTGTATATCTGGTTCTAGTCAAGCTGTAGAATGCGCTGTCGCTGCTGTCTATGAACTCATCGAACAG AAACAGCGTCAAGCGGAGATGTACGGTAATCGTGACGGCGATATGATGGGTAATCGCGGTGGACGCGGTGAACGAGGCAGTCGATTCTCGGACGGAGGCCAGTCGCGAGGCGGTCCGAATGGATACGGCGGTTCGGGAGATGAATCCGGAGAAGGTTTGACGGAGACGACGTTCTCGGTTCCGTTCGATAAATGCGGTTTGGTCATCGGAAAAG GCGGTGAAAATATTCGTTTTATCAACAACTCCTCGCATGCGCACGTCGAACTACAGAAAATACCGCCGCCTGACGCTAGCGTAAAAGTGTTCAACGTAAGAGGAACCCCGAAACAAATTCAACACGCCGTGGAAATTATCTGCGAAAAAGCCGGCCTG CCACATCCAGGACTGGGTCCGCATATGACCCATTGCCAGGGAGGTCCTCATAACGGAGGCCAATCAGGAGGTGGATTCAACAATTATGGCGG acAACCGCAGAATTCAGGCGGAACCCCTCAGCAGTACACGCCCCAGGGCTGGAATAACGTCTATCAACAATGGCAGCAACAGGGCAGTAACGGCGACCCGAGTAAACAGGCCCAGGACGACAACACGGCACGATGGAACGCTTTCTATCAGTACTACGGACAACAACCGCAACCAGGACAGGCAGGACAAGCGCCTTCTCAACCGGGACAGTCGCCATCACCAGCAGCTCCAG TGACCGGACAACTAGATTACAGTCAACAGTGGGCCGAATATTACAGATCGCATAACATGCCCGAATACGCGGAAGAGATCCTACGCCAGGCTGCGAGTCGACAAACCGGACAAGCGCCGATGAATCCTCAAGGGCAGTTCGGACAGGGCAACCAGGGCCAATTCTACGGACAGAATCAATGGGGTGGTAATCAGCCGGGACAGTACGGACAGTACAACCAAGGATGGCAACAGGGATCGTGA
- the LOC141907981 gene encoding far upstream element-binding protein 1-like isoform X3, whose translation MASARPDQTAPIDNAAFADAVARAKQIAAKIQQNQPSQSPDAGGGGVKRPMEQDMAINAQLRAMAEQQQQQSFNIGHFDQRSQANEQAVQAAQAVAQQINQKIGVSSASMPEQSFGQRPGLGGMSAPVGGGGGGMMSDEHAIPDRMVGLVIGKGGETISTLQAKSGCKIQIAADSGGEPNRLSTLTGTPQAIACAKRLIQEIIDGACNTMMGGGGGGGNQGMQDHCLEMKVPGNKVGLVIGKGGETIKQIQEETGAKMVMIQDSNQQTHCEKPLRISGDMIQCERAKERVLELITDKEEHMHKAGSYGSMGNNKRDITVPKNCVGHIIGKKGDMIKKIQEETGAKVQFKQDDYYCEDPHMNDERTCCISGSSQAVECAVAAVYELIEQKQRQAEMYGNRDGDMMGNRGGRGERGSRFSDGGQSRGGPNGYGGSGDESGEGLTETTFSVPFDKCGLVIGKGGENIRFINNSSHAHVELQKIPPPDASVKVFNVRGTPKQIQHAVEIICEKAGLPHPGLGPHMTHCQGGPHNGGQSGGGFNNYGGQPQNSGGTPQQYTPQGWNNVYQQWQQQGSNGDPSKQAQDDNTARWNAFYQYYGQQPQPGQAGQAPSQPGQSPSPAAPAVNAVTGQLDYSQQWAEYYRSHNMPEYAEEILRQAASRQTGQAPMNPQGQFGQGNQGQFYGQNQWGGNQPGQYGQYNQGWQQGS comes from the exons ccATCAACGCGCAGCTTCGAGCTATGGCAgaacagcaacaacagcagaG CTTCAATATTGGCCACTTTGATCAAAG AAGTCAAGCGAATGAACAGGCCGTTCAAGCGGCTCAAGCCGTCGCGCAACAGATCAATCAGAAGATCGGAGTATCGAGCGCGTCGATGCCCGAACAGTCTTTCGGACAGCGACCGGGACTCGGCGGCATGTCCGCTCCCGTCGGTGGAGGCGGTGGTGGTATGATGTCCGATGAACACGCGATTCCAGATCGCATGGTAGGATTGG TGATTGGTAAAGGTGGTGAAACGATCAGTACGTTGCAAGCGAAATCCGGATGTAAGATCCAGATCGCAGCCGATAGTGGCGGTGAACCTAACAGACTGTCGACCCTTACTGGTACCCCGCAAGCGATTGC atgcgCCAAACGGTTGATACAAGAAATAATTGACGGTGCGTGTAACACGATGAtgggcggcggcggcggcggtgggAATCAAGGTATGCAGGACCACTGCCTCGAGATGAAGGTTCCCGGAAACAAAGTCGGACTTGTTATCGGTAAAGGAGGAGAGACCATCAAACAAATTCAG GAGGAAACCGGCGCTAAGATGGTCATGATACAAGATTCAAATCAGCAGACTCATTGCGAGAAGCCTCTGCGTATATCCGGAGATATGATTCAATGCGAG AGAGCTAAAGAACGCGTGTTGGAGCTTATCACCGATAAAGAGGAG CATATGCATAAAGCTGGTAGTTACGGCAGTATGGGAAACAATAAACGAGAT ATCACGGTTCCAAAAAATTGCGTCGGCCACATTATCGGTAAAAAAGGTGACATGATTAAGAAAATTCAAGAGGAGACCGGAGCGAAGGTTCAATTCAAGCAAG atgattatTACTGTGAAGACCCTCACATGAATGACGAACGAACGTGTTGTATATCTGGTTCTAGTCAAGCTGTAGAATGCGCTGTCGCTGCTGTCTATGAACTCATCGAACAG AAACAGCGTCAAGCGGAGATGTACGGTAATCGTGACGGCGATATGATGGGTAATCGCGGTGGACGCGGTGAACGAGGCAGTCGATTCTCGGACGGAGGCCAGTCGCGAGGCGGTCCGAATGGATACGGCGGTTCGGGAGATGAATCCGGAGAAGGTTTGACGGAGACGACGTTCTCGGTTCCGTTCGATAAATGCGGTTTGGTCATCGGAAAAG GCGGTGAAAATATTCGTTTTATCAACAACTCCTCGCATGCGCACGTCGAACTACAGAAAATACCGCCGCCTGACGCTAGCGTAAAAGTGTTCAACGTAAGAGGAACCCCGAAACAAATTCAACACGCCGTGGAAATTATCTGCGAAAAAGCCGGCCTG CCACATCCAGGACTGGGTCCGCATATGACCCATTGCCAGGGAGGTCCTCATAACGGAGGCCAATCAGGAGGTGGATTCAACAATTATGGCGG acAACCGCAGAATTCAGGCGGAACCCCTCAGCAGTACACGCCCCAGGGCTGGAATAACGTCTATCAACAATGGCAGCAACAGGGCAGTAACGGCGACCCGAGTAAACAGGCCCAGGACGACAACACGGCACGATGGAACGCTTTCTATCAGTACTACGGACAACAACCGCAACCAGGACAGGCAGGACAAGCGCCTTCTCAACCGGGACAGTCGCCATCACCAGCAGCTCCAG CTGTAAATGCAGTGACCGGACAACTAGATTACAGTCAACAGTGGGCCGAATATTACAGATCGCATAACATGCCCGAATACGCGGAAGAGATCCTACGCCAGGCTGCGAGTCGACAAACCGGACAAGCGCCGATGAATCCTCAAGGGCAGTTCGGACAGGGCAACCAGGGCCAATTCTACGGACAGAATCAATGGGGTGGTAATCAGCCGGGACAGTACGGACAGTACAACCAAGGATGGCAACAGGGATCGTGA